Proteins encoded by one window of Pseudomonadota bacterium:
- a CDS encoding UbiD family decarboxylase translates to MKSTVVRDLRAFIDILKKESELIEIDTPVDPNLEIAEIHRRVIAQNGPALFFSSVKGSRFPVVTNLFGSHRRLELAFGTRPQQFVKDLVRAAETLMPPTLGKLWSMKGMFGQAMKVGTRRINKAPILEECQLPPKLSELPLLTSWDTDGGAFVTLPLVYTEHPAGRGHNLGMYRIQRYDDATTGIHWQIHKGGGYHYHEAEKRNENLPMTLFIGGPPALMMAAIAPLPENIPELMLASLLLGDKLDLIQDPLGGHQLVAHVEFAAKGIVPPHKRRPEGPFGDHYGYNSLTHDYPVFQVHHLYHRRDAIYPATVVGRPRQEDFYIGDFLQDLLSPLFPLVMNGVEQLKTFGETGFHCLAAARVKNRYPREAFAAGLRILGEGQLSLTKFLIITDGNIDVTDFKRLWLYVLERVNWQQDLFIFADVSQDTLDYTGPSVNKGSKAMLLGLGKEPRNVLPKTFNGNLPLECSNPEAYLPGTLVVQGEPYASNRQLPQILADSGAFSDWQVVLLVDNTAKTTVSLQEFLWTFFTRFEPAADIYTKETTTKRFHIGLSAPIVIDCRMKPWYPHILKVDPATKKLVDDKMTSLLPQKWR, encoded by the coding sequence TTGAAAAGCACAGTTGTCCGTGATTTGAGAGCATTTATTGATATTCTGAAAAAAGAATCTGAACTCATCGAAATTGATACTCCGGTTGACCCGAATCTTGAAATCGCTGAAATTCACCGCCGGGTCATTGCTCAAAACGGTCCAGCCCTGTTTTTTTCGTCCGTAAAAGGCAGTCGTTTTCCGGTTGTCACCAACCTGTTCGGCTCGCATCGTCGCCTGGAGCTTGCCTTTGGAACTCGTCCGCAGCAGTTCGTCAAAGACCTTGTTCGTGCCGCCGAAACACTGATGCCGCCGACTCTCGGCAAACTCTGGTCCATGAAGGGCATGTTCGGTCAAGCAATGAAGGTCGGCACCCGCAGGATCAATAAGGCGCCGATACTTGAAGAATGTCAGCTTCCTCCGAAACTCTCCGAGCTTCCCTTGCTGACCTCGTGGGATACGGACGGCGGCGCCTTTGTCACCCTGCCCCTGGTTTATACGGAACATCCCGCCGGCCGGGGACATAATTTAGGCATGTACCGCATCCAGCGCTATGACGATGCCACAACAGGCATCCATTGGCAAATCCACAAGGGCGGCGGCTATCATTATCATGAGGCCGAGAAAAGAAATGAAAACCTGCCCATGACCTTGTTTATCGGCGGCCCGCCGGCTTTAATGATGGCGGCTATCGCCCCGCTTCCTGAAAACATCCCCGAACTGATGCTGGCTTCCCTGCTTCTCGGCGACAAACTTGATCTGATCCAGGACCCCTTGGGCGGCCACCAATTGGTTGCCCATGTCGAATTTGCCGCTAAAGGTATTGTCCCGCCCCATAAACGCCGCCCGGAAGGACCATTCGGGGACCATTACGGCTATAATTCCCTGACCCATGACTATCCGGTCTTTCAAGTGCATCATCTCTACCACCGACGGGATGCGATTTATCCGGCAACGGTTGTAGGCAGACCTCGGCAGGAAGACTTTTATATCGGTGATTTTCTTCAGGACCTGTTATCGCCGCTTTTTCCCCTGGTCATGAACGGTGTCGAACAGCTGAAAACCTTCGGCGAAACAGGCTTTCACTGTCTTGCCGCAGCCCGCGTCAAAAATCGCTACCCCAGGGAAGCTTTTGCCGCAGGGCTTCGTATCCTGGGCGAGGGTCAGCTGTCGCTCACCAAATTTCTGATTATCACAGACGGCAATATTGATGTTACCGATTTTAAACGCCTCTGGTTGTATGTTTTGGAACGGGTGAACTGGCAGCAGGACCTTTTTATCTTTGCCGATGTTTCCCAGGATACACTTGATTATACCGGTCCTTCGGTAAATAAGGGTTCCAAGGCCATGCTCCTGGGCCTCGGCAAAGAGCCGCGAAACGTTCTACCAAAAACATTCAATGGCAACCTTCCTCTAGAGTGCTCAAATCCCGAAGCTTACCTTCCCGGCACTTTGGTCGTTCAAGGGGAACCATATGCTTCCAACCGGCAATTACCGCAGATTCTTGCTGATTCAGGGGCGTTTTCCGACTGGCAGGTGGTTCTTCTGGTGGACAACACCGCCAAAACAACGGTTTCACTGCAGGAGTTTCTCTGGACTTTTTTTACACGTTTCGAACCCGCAGCTGATATTTACACAAAGGAAACCACCACGAAACGATTTCATATCGGTCTTTCCGCGCCCATTGTTATCGACTGCAGAATGAAACCCTGGTATCCACATATACTTAAAGTTGATCCGGCGACAAAAAAACTGGTGGATGATAAAATGACTTCACTTCTCCCTCAAAAAT